From the Paenibacillus tianjinensis genome, the window CCGGATCAGATTGGCGACAGCTGGCGTATTGACCAGAATTTCTGTTGCGCACAGGCGGCCGCGTCCTCCAGCTCGCGGGAATAGCCGCTGGCTAATGACCGCAAGCAGGACTGAGGCCAGTTGCGAGCGAATCTGCCCCTGCTGATGACCCGGAAAAGCATCGATGATCCGGTCAATCGTCTGCGGGGCATCCGTGGTATGCAGCGTAGCCAATACGAGATGCCCTGTTTCTGCTGCCGTAATCGCTGCTGATATCGTCTCCAAGTCGCGCATTTCCCCCACAAGAATCACATCGGGGTCCTGCCGCAGGGCAGCTCGCAGCCCGCTTGAGAAGCTGTCCGTATCACTGCCAACTTCCCGCTGGTCGACCAGACATGTACCATGCCCGTGCAGGAACTCGATCGGATCTTCAAGCGTAACGATATGCTTGCTCTCCGATTGATTAATGGAGTGGATCATGGCTGCCAGTGTGGAGGATTTACCGCTCCCCGTTGGGCCTGTCACCAGGATCAAGCCCTGGGGCTTCCTGGCCAGAGATGCCAGCAGCGGCGGCATGCTGAGCTGTTGTAATGAAGGAATGTCTGCCGGTATGGACCGTGCAGCGATGCTGATGCCGCTGCGCTGGCGGAAGACGTTCACCCGGTACCTGACTCCATTCTCCAGCGGAAAGGAAAAATCAGCCTCCCCTGCAGCGGCAAGGGTCTTACTGTGACGTTCGCCCATCAGCAGTTCGGCCATCAAGGCCGATTCCTCAGGGCTGACGGCCTCTCCTTCAATCCGATGAAGCGCTCCATCAATCCTCATGACCGGAGGAGAACCTACGGAAATATGCAAATCGGAAGCTTTGGAGGAATAGGCCATATGGAGCAGTTGTATTATGTCTCTTGTGAATGTCGTCATCGGCTTCTTCCTCCCTCAAAATCAGTCCATCTTCTGATGGTTTTGTTAGTGTGACACCGTCTCGCGCAGAACCTCTTGAAGGGTAGTCATGCCTTGCGTAACCTTGAGGAATCCGTCCTCCATCAGTTGTACCAGCCCGCTTGTCCGGGCAGCGGATTTCATTTCTTCCACTGTTGCCATATTCGTGATCAGCTCCCGCAGATGATCATTAATCGTCAGCACCTCATGAATGGCGATACGTCCGCGGTAGCCCGTGGTATTGCAGCTGCCGCAGCCGCGGCCGCGATGCAGTCGTTCAGTCGGCAGACCGTGCTTACGAAGGACAATCGCTTCCTGCTCCGAAGGTTTGTATGTTTCTTTGCAGTCGTTGCAAATCTTGCGGACCAGACGCTGGGCGACTACCCCAATTAGTGAAGAAGCGGTAAGATAAGGTTCAATTCCCATATCCCGCAGTCTTGAAATGGTACTGACTGCATCATTGGTATGCAGCGTTGACAGCACTAAGTGCCCGGTAAGTGAAGCTCTCACTGCAATCTCAGCGGTTTCTGTATCCCGGATTTCCCCAACCATCACAATATTCGGGTCCTGACGCAGAATGGAACGGAGTCCCGCTGCAAAAGTCAGCCCTACCGCAGGATTCACATGAACCTGATTGACCCCTTCGAGCTGATATTCCACCGGATCTTCGACCGTGATAATATTGGAACTCTCCACATTAAGCTGGTTCAGTGCAGAATACAGAGTAGTGGTCTTCCCGCTTCCGGTTGGTCCTGTAATCAGCAGAATGCCGTACGGTTTGGCAATCATCTCCCGGAAAGCAGCATGATTCGGCTCGCTGAAGCCGAGGCTGTCCACCGATTTGATACCTGTGCTTAGGTCGAGCAGGCGGAGTACAATTTTCTCGCCGTGCATCGTGGGCAGAGACGACACGCGGATGTCGACCATCTTATAGTCGAATTGCATTTTGATCCGGCCATCCTGAGGAAGCCGCCGCTCGGCAATGTTCAGCTTGGCCATAATCTTCAGCCTGGCAGTAATAAAGCCCTGCATTTGTTTAGGAATAACACGTTCCGTCCGCAGCGCTCCGTCGATCCGGTAACGGATCGTGAGATTATTCTCGCCTGGATCGACATGAATATCGGATGCCCGCAGCGCAACAGCCTGCTGAATCATCTGGTTAACGAGCCGGACAATCGGCGAGTCCTCGTCCGTAATCTCTGTCTCTTCAATCTCTTCCTGGGTAGGAAGTTCTACCATCATCTGGCTCATTGAATCGCGCATGCCGTAATGCCGGGCTATCGCCCGCTGGAGTTCGTCCCGGGTAGAGATAGCCGGTTCAATCTTGAACCCTGTGCTCATCCGCAGATCCTCAATGGCGAAATAGTCCAGCGGATCGGCCATGGCAACCATCAGCTTCCCGCCCTCTTTCATAAATGGCAGCACCTGATAACGCTTAGCCATACTCTCCGGAATGATCTGCGTGATTGCCGGATCAATCTGATATTTAAACAAGCTGACATGCGGGATGCCCAGCTGGAATTCCAATACTTCAATTAACTGCTGTTCGGTGATATAGCCCTGCGAGATTAAGAGATCTCCGAGCTTGCGTTTGGTCTTGCGCTGTTCACCCAGAGCCTCAAGCAGCTGTTCCTGCGAGATAATGCCGTTCTCTACCAGCAGGTCCCCGAGTCGCTTTTTTATGATTGCCAACGTCCACTCATCCCCACTTCATAGAGTTTATTATTTATATATCGGATACTAGAAGAAGAGATTTAGGCCATGAACTACAGTTTTACCAAGACAAGGCCGATATCATTATGTATTCCGGTGCATCTCCAAGTCCAAGAAGACATAGAAAGTCTAAGAGATTGTAGTTCCAAATACTTAAAAATTAGGGTAATTTTTCATAGATAATCATTGCCTATACATGTAAATTGTCCTAGAATGATATATAGCATATAACCGATTTATTTACAATTATGATTTCCAATTTCCGACTGAATTCGATGCAAATTTTAATATTTATACCAATTTATTCAATATACAAACAGGGGGAATCGTCAAATGAAACTATTAAGGCGCAAAAAATGGATTCTGATTTCTGGTATCCTGCTGTCGATTCTTATCATTGCCGCATTTATTCAAGGTTTCCTTGTATCCGTTAATGCTACCAATACTAATTACACGATTCGTATTCTGGAGATTACCGACCCGAACAGCGACAGCCTCAAGCTTAGTGCGAGCGATCCCTTCCCCTTTAGTGAGTTAGATGAACTGCAGAATGTATCCAATGTTAAAATTGACACCATTACCATGAAGCGGTTCGTGTCGCTGCGTGAGAATTGGGACGGCAAATACGACGCCATTTATATCGGTAAAGGTGATTACAGCACAAAGTTGATTAACAGCAACGGGAACAGCAGCACAACTGTTAGGGAAGAAGCCCATAAAACCTTAAGCATCGAGAATGATATTACCCTCCTTAAAGCGAAGGAAATAACCGACTATTACATTAATAAGGGCCTCTATGTATTTTTGCGGGAGGAGACATTCACCGCCCAAGCTACAGCTGCGGCCAAACAGGGGAATTTGTACGCTACCTTTAATCCATACCGTACCGCTGCCAAATCCAATATTGTTTTCCTTAACAACAAGGCGGCTCTGGACAATTTCACAGCAAAAATCAAAGACGCCTCTTCTCCCTATCTGACCGGCCTGACCCAGCGTCCAAGACTTGCGATAAGCAACAAGGCAGATATTATCAGCTACCGTAATACGCCAAGTCATGCCTACGTTTCAGGAGATACACTGAGCTTCAATGTTAGTCTGGACAATATCACCAACTTAACTCAGCGTCCCGTCCGGGTCCGCTTGTTTATGAACGTAGACTCTTCACTGCCAATGAAAGAGAACAACGTCGTTGCTACAGAAATTATGAATTCCTCCTCGGGAACAATCAGCTACAAGCTTCCGCAGACCTATTCAGGCCCTTTGTACTGGAAAATGGAGATTACCGATACCCTGAGCGATTTGAAAGATTTCGACTCCGGCGTCATACTCTACAAAGGCATCAAGCCCGTAATTAAGGTGCTGCAGGTAATGCCGGCTGGCTTGACAGACAGTAATTTGAAAAGCACTGTATACAAAAACATGGATTCCTCCTATTTGACCGGCACAAACAGTAAGGATTTCGAAATCCAGATCACACCAATAGATATGAGAGCCTTCAACACATATATTGCCAACCATATCAGCGCAACCGATCCTACCTCCGGATTAAACGGAGTCTACGATATGATCGTATTCGGCTTCCAGGACATGTACGACCGTGTCAGCACACCCATGTTATCCAAAGCTGCTGCAGATGCGGTTAAGGCCTTTGCCGAACAAACGAAGCAAAGTCTGATGCTGACCCATGACACCATTTTCCGTGAGGTCGATGCCAATACGGCTACACCAGCATTAGACCCCTTTGTGGAGAGCACTACGGGCGGAGTCCAGAACCTGAACTATTGGAGTTCCTATTTCCATGACATGGTTGGCCAGGCGCAGCCGCGGACCTATCTGGGCGGCAGTGCAGTCAATCCTTCTACGAAGGTAGTGTCGGTAAACGAAGGTCTTTTGACGCAGTATCCCTTCGATCTCGACAAAGCTGACCTGACTTCAAGTACGGGACGCTACACGGTTGCCACTACCCATGACCAGTTCTTCCCGCTGAACCTGGAGCGGGCTGATGTCATTCCTTGGTACAACATTTCCGGATCCGGCCGGGATACCGATGACAGCTATAACCATTTCTACACGTACTCTGTCGGCAACATTACTTTTTCCGGCACAGGCCATACCAACAAAAACTTTCCCCAGTGGGAACAGATGCTGTTCGTCAATACAATGTACCGTGCGTTTACCGGAGCTAACCACGCTCCTGAGATTACCGTTGTTATGCCCGCGGATAAGAGTATCAAGCCTTCGTACCAGGACAAACTTGTTGTTAGTTA encodes:
- a CDS encoding type IV pilus twitching motility protein PilT, whose product is MTTFTRDIIQLLHMAYSSKASDLHISVGSPPVMRIDGALHRIEGEAVSPEESALMAELLMGERHSKTLAAAGEADFSFPLENGVRYRVNVFRQRSGISIAARSIPADIPSLQQLSMPPLLASLARKPQGLILVTGPTGSGKSSTLAAMIHSINQSESKHIVTLEDPIEFLHGHGTCLVDQREVGSDTDSFSSGLRAALRQDPDVILVGEMRDLETISAAITAAETGHLVLATLHTTDAPQTIDRIIDAFPGHQQGQIRSQLASVLLAVISQRLFPRAGGRGRLCATEILVNTPAVANLIRTEKTHQIKNVMQTGRALGMHTLEMSIREYLAQGLVQPDAAKAYMNEVGS
- a CDS encoding GspE/PulE family protein is translated as MAIIKKRLGDLLVENGIISQEQLLEALGEQRKTKRKLGDLLISQGYITEQQLIEVLEFQLGIPHVSLFKYQIDPAITQIIPESMAKRYQVLPFMKEGGKLMVAMADPLDYFAIEDLRMSTGFKIEPAISTRDELQRAIARHYGMRDSMSQMMVELPTQEEIEETEITDEDSPIVRLVNQMIQQAVALRASDIHVDPGENNLTIRYRIDGALRTERVIPKQMQGFITARLKIMAKLNIAERRLPQDGRIKMQFDYKMVDIRVSSLPTMHGEKIVLRLLDLSTGIKSVDSLGFSEPNHAAFREMIAKPYGILLITGPTGSGKTTTLYSALNQLNVESSNIITVEDPVEYQLEGVNQVHVNPAVGLTFAAGLRSILRQDPNIVMVGEIRDTETAEIAVRASLTGHLVLSTLHTNDAVSTISRLRDMGIEPYLTASSLIGVVAQRLVRKICNDCKETYKPSEQEAIVLRKHGLPTERLHRGRGCGSCNTTGYRGRIAIHEVLTINDHLRELITNMATVEEMKSAARTSGLVQLMEDGFLKVTQGMTTLQEVLRETVSH